Below is a genomic region from Streptomyces sp. NBC_00461.
GGAGAACAGCCGGTGCTCGATCCGGTTCCACTTCGACGTGCCGGGAGGCAGGTGGCAGACGGTGATGGTCAGGCCGGACTCAGCGGCGAACTGGGCGAGTTCGGTCTTCCAGGTGCGGGTGCGATACCCGTTGGAGCCGCCCGCGTCGGCGGTGATCAGCAGTCGTTCGGCCGTCGGATAGGTGGCCCGGCCGGCTCCGTTCCACCAGCGGCGGATCGACTCGACGGCGAACGCGGCGGTGTCGTGGTCGGTGCCCACGTTGACCCAGCCGGTGTTCGCGGCGACATCGTAGATGCCGTAGGGCACCGCTCTGCCCAGCTCGCGATCGGGGAAGTCGTGGGTGTCGACCCGCACCGGCTCGCCTCTCGGCTCCCATTCACGGCCGTTGTTCTTGAACGGGCCGACCAGCTCCTTCTTCTTCGTGTCCACACTGATCACTGGTGCCTCGCAGTCCTGGTGGTCGCGGGCCGGCTCGTTGAGGTAGTGGAACTGTGCGTCCCGGTCGGGGTGCTGCTTGCCTTCGAGGGTCTTGGCGTTGCTCTGCAGACTGAAGCCCTCCTCGCGAGGTCGCCCACCGTATCCGCACAGATCCGGTGGCCCTGCCGGGTCAGCTGTTCGGCGAGCTTGCGGGTGGACTTGGTGGTCCAGCGCAGCGGCGACATGGGATCCCCGCGGACGCCGGGCTCGACCAATGCAAGGAGAGCCTCCCGGACAGCTGGGTTCAGGTCGGCGACGCGTTTGCGGCCACCGCCGGGCCGGCGGATGCGTCCCAACGGGGCCTCTCTTGAGCCGAGTTCCCGCACTCCGGCAGACACAGTGCCCTCACGGACACCGGCGGCACGGGCGACCGCTCTGATCCCGCCGTGGCCGAGGGACTGGGCCTCCGCCCCTATCACCAGGCGGCGCTGCCGCTCGTCCAGGTGCGGCAGAATCGCCCCGAACTTGGCTGCCAGCATCGCCCGTTGCTCTTCCAACCCGCTCATGTCAGACCAACGAACCACCGACCAGAAAGCCACGAGTTAAAGATCTGCACGCCCTAAAAGCACCGACGATCGCACCTCCCGAAGGCGCTGCCGCGGCGCCAGCGGAGGCGGCGATGACGAGCTGTCCTCCGGAGATCACCAGTCCCACGCCCGCTCCCGAGAGTGCTGCGCCGGCCGGGTAGTACCAGCTCGCTGCTCGTCCACGTACAGCGTCGATCTGCTGGAGGTCGAGGCGGCGAAGGTCGGCCAGTGATGCAACGTCGTGTCCGCGCTTCTTGTGGCGCGCCACCACCCGCTGAGAGGAGAGTCCCGCTCGCGAGACCCGTCCCACCGTCTTCCGTATGGACTGAGAAGCCGCGCCGCTCCAGTCCGGGAGGGCGTCGGCGGCTCCGCGAGCTCCGGCGCTGACCTTGTGAGCTCCCTTACGAGCTCGTGCATGGTTGGCGGTGGCGCGTCGAGGACCGAGATCGTTGATCATGGTCTGCGTGGTGGGGAACCGGGCACGTGCAGCGATCATGCAAAGCCAGCGGATCACGGGGCTAACGCCCGGAGTGATCGCCGAATTCGTCGCTGAGATCGGTCCGTTGTGGCACGAGCGGCACCAAGCTGGTCTCGCGTCGCGTCCCCGTAGCCGAGCCGTGGGCGCCGGGGCAAAACACAAACTGGTCTTCGTCGATCGGCTGTTGGCCACCCTCGTCCATCTTCGTCATGGCGCCACCCACGATGTGCTGGCCTGCTGGTTCGGTGTCGACCGCTCCACCATCACGCGCGCAATCGGTGAAGTACGGCCGCTGTTGGCGATGCGCGGCTGCACCGTCGCCCCAGACGTTCGGCTGCGCACGCTCGCCGAAGTCGTCGACCATCTCGCTGCGAGCGGGCAGAGCGGGATCATGGACGGCACCGAAATCCGAGTCCGCCGCCCGGCCGCCGGGCGCAAGGACCGGGAGAAGTTCATCTCCGGTAAGAACAAGCAGAACGCCGTCAAGTCCATGGTCGTCACAGACGCCGACGGCAGGCTGCTTTTCTGCAGCCCGGCCGAGCCAGCCAGCTGTGCCGACATCACCCATGCCCGGCAGTTAGGCCTGGTCAAGCTGCTTACAGACGAGCCCTTCGTGGAGATCCTGGCCGACGCCGGCTACCAGGGACTGGGAGCCCAGACGGGCGGACGCGTGGTCACACCACCGCACCGCAAGTTCAAGAAGAACGCCCCGGACTGGTACGAGGAAATGCATGAACGCCAACGCAAGGCCCACTCCTCCCGCCGTATCCGCGTCGAGCACGGCATCGCCCACCTCAAGAACTGGCGGGTCCTCGCCAGGCACCACGGCCGCCGCGAGCACATGACCTACATCATCCAAGCCGTCGCCGGACTGCTCTCCCACCAGCAAACCGCCACCCTGGCGACCGATTGCCACGTGTGAACACCAAGCGAAGCCGAACTCCGCGACGCGCCACCGCCAACCATGCACGAGCTCGTTAGGCAGGGGGCGGCGGCAGGTGGTGCAGGTGCCGGTCCAGCAGTTCAGCAGGTCCTGGATGGCGTCGAGGATCTGGTAGAGGGTGAGTCCGCTGTATCGGCTTTTGGGGCCAGGCGCTGTTCGGTGAGGAAGGCGTGGGCGGCGGTGACCAGGGTGACGTGGTGATGCCAACCGGTCCAGGAACGGCCCTCGAAGTGGTCCAGGCCGAGGCCGTGCTTGAGTTCCCGGTAGTCATGCTCGATGCGCCAGCGGATCTTGGCTGCCCGGCGCCTGAGGATCTCCTCGACCAGGTCCTCGACCAAGTCGCCCCCGACGACCCGGAGGACGACATCGCGCTGGTCGCCGCCAGGTACAACCGGGCCGGAGGCTAGGATTCCGCGGAGCCCAGCAGCGCCCAGCAGGGCCGATGGCGGGCTACGAGAGGGAGTCACTCATGGCAGCGGAGCAGCAGGAGAAGGCGCAGGACGAGACGGTGGAGCGGTTCGAGGTCACCCGGTTCATAGCGGCGCCCGCCACCCGGATATTCGGCCTGCTGTGCGATCCCGACGGGCATGTGGCGATCGACGCTTCCGGCATGCTCCAGGCCGCCGACGGCGAGCCCGTGCGGGCGGCCGGGGACTCGTTCGTCGTGCACATGGACCGCGAGGCGATGAACGACCTGCCGCTGGGCCGCTACGACGTCACCGTGGAGATCACCCGGTTCGAGCAGGACACGCTCATCGAGTGGACCCCGACGTCCCCCATGCTCCAGCCCGCCGTCAACCACCACTTCGGCTACCGCCTCCGCCCCACGGAGAACGGCACCACCGAGGTGACCACGTACTACGACTGGAGCCGCATCCACGAGCAGTACCGGGCTGCCGGGATCTTCCCCCTCCTCCAGGAGTTGTCCCTGCGGGCCACTCTGGGAATCCTCGCGCGGACGGTCGAGCAGCGCGTCTGACCGGTACCTGGTCTCCTAGGCCTCCTGCAGTCCTGCGACCGGGCGCCGCGGCATCGCCACGGCCGAAAGTGCGGTGTTCCATGGCGCAACTGGCCAAAGTGCCCTGGTGGAAGTACATCAGCCAGCCGCCACACAGCCCTCGTTGGGCCGCCACAGCCAGCGCAGAGCGTCCGGCAGCAGGACGCCGCCGTGGTTGGGGCTGTGTCCGCCGTCTCCCAGGACAAGGCGGAAGTCGTAGCCCGCTTCAGCGAGAGCGGCTGCCACGCGCAGGTTTTCGGCGAGCCAGTTCCACTGTGGCTCATTCCAGTGCAGGTCGCGGTGGCCGCCTTGCATGAAGATGCGCAGCGGCTTGCGGGGGACGCGGGAGATGAGGTCTGGGTAGGGGTTGCCGTCCGGCATCTGCGCGAAGCTGGACAGGTATCCGATGACGCGGCGGAACTTGTCCGGACGCAGCCACGCGGCGGTAAAGGCCCAGTTGCCGCCGCTGCTCCCGCCGCAGATGCCCCACCTTTCGGGCGACTGGGCGATGGTATAGCGCTCCGCAACCTGCGGGATGATCTCGGTGCGGGCTGGCACCCGCACGTGCCAACCGTTGGCTCGCCGGTCGCGTAACGCGGGCCGCGGCGGCCTCGGGGTTCATGCCTATGACGTCCGAGGCCGCCTTCACCGGTTGCCCCACCGGAGGGGCGCGGCCCGGTCCGCCGCCGGGCAGACAAACGGACTCGGGCCTCCGACACATGCACACGTCGTGTCACGAACAGAACGAACCCGACCCGGTGAGCGACACGGCCACGTCAACCCCGGAGCTCGTGGGGCCGACCGGCCGTCCCCACGAGGCTCAACCGCCCTGTCTCCGGGGGGAGATGGCCGAGCGCTCACGGTGGTCGATGCATGAACTAACTGCTATCGGACCGATACTGACCGTAACCTCCTTGGGGTTCGAGTGCACGATGGTGCCTCTGGTGCCAGGGGCGGGGAGCGGCGAGTACTACGACGCCGACTACTGGCGCGGCCAGCTGCTGCGCCACCACTTTGAACCCACCTACATGTGCGGTGACCGCGCGGATGCCCCCTGCTCGCCCCGGAACTCATCGGCCAGGTCCACCCGCACATCACCCGCTCCCACCACCCCGAGATCGGCACCGTCCCACTCCCCCGCCCACCCCTCGTGCAGGAACTGCGCCACCTCACCACCCTGCTGTAGGACGGCATCCGCCCGGCCGGCACCAGCCGGGCGCCGGGCGACCGCGAGGTGTCCTGGTTCACACGGCGCGCGGCCCCAACAGGGGAAAATACAAGGATGATTGATGGTTCATCAGTATGTGACCGCGAAGGGGACAGCGTCCCCGGGCCTCACCCACAGCCCATGGAGACGATCGTCCGGCTGAAGCCCCATGGAGCCTTCCGCCGAGAGGCAACCGCCCTTTGCACGTCACCGCGATACGGCCCCGGCAGGTCTCCCCCGTCCTGCCGGGGCCTTTCGCTGCCGCGGTCCTGCCTCGACCGGGTGCGCGGTTACCGGGCGAGGTGACCGTGATCGGCTCGTTCGGGCAGCGGCTGAGGGCCTCTGAGAGCGCGGCTTCCTCGACGGGGTCGACGGACAGCTGGTAGCGGGTCTTGTCGGCGACCCAGTCGGTGACGTACTGGCAGCGGTACGGCTGGTACGGCGGCAGCCACGTACTCGGATCCTGGTCCGACTTGGACCGGTTGCTCGCCGCGGACACTGCGATCAGTGCTCGGGCGTCGTCCTGGTCGTTGGTTATCTAGATGAATGAGTCCAAGGGGTGGTCGTTGCAGTCAGTGATCGTAGGCAGTGAGTGATCGCTTGATGGGCTGTCCAGTTTGGTCGTTGTGCCAGATCGCCGCTGTGAGTGCGAGGATCCGGCACAAGACCCGGGCTGACACCCCTTCCGGGCTCTTGTCGCCGTGTCAGGAATCCGGGGCGGTGCCCACTGCGGTGACTATGCGGCACGGTCATTTCGCAGGGCCTGGATGAGCCAGGGGTACACCGGGATCAGGTTCGGTACGACCTGCCAGCCGTTGACGATCCACACCAGCCGCCAGTATCGGTCCACCTGGGGATCGTGTGCCTCATTGAACTGCTGGGCCATCCAGTGCCGGAATTCCGTGTCAGGGGTGCGCGCGAGCACCTCGGCGAAGCGGTCCACGAGGTCGTCGATGATGGTTGCGCCCCTGTCGCTGAGCGGGTCGATGCCCGACTCCATGGCTTCGGCCACCTTCTGACGGGTGAACTCCATCAGTTCCTCGCCGGCATCGCTCTCGATGTCGAGCGGGCGCCCGGCGGCCTGGCACCTGGCCGTCCGGCGCATCCGGGCCCGGAAGTCCTCGTCGCCGACCAGTTCGGCGAGTTCCACCCACGCGGCGACCTGCTCGCTGGACGGATCATCGGGGAGGTCGGGAGTGGCAGCGCGAACCATGGCCACCGCGGCCGGGTCGGCATCCACTGTACCGAAGGTGCCATCTATGAAATCGTCGATCAAACGTCGGCGTTCCTCGCCGGACAACTGCGTGAGCCTGTGCATGAGCTTGGTCTCCTCGGGACTGGACCCGCGTCTGGCCACGACTCGCAGAACGCTCCGACGCAATTGCAGCACCCGGATCTGGACGTCCATGGCGTCGGCGTGCGCCGCGGCGACTTCCGCCACCGAGAGCTCGCGGTCCAGTACCCGTTGAATCGTGGCCAGGTCCATGCCCAGCTCGCGCAGTGTGCGGAGGAGTTCCAGACGAAGCAGTGCGTCGAGGTCGTAGAGCCGATAACCGGCGGGACTACGGGTGGTCGGCGCTACCACCCCCGAATCGGAGTAGAACCGGATGGTCCTCACAGACAAGCCGGTCCGCCGGGAAAGCTCCCCGATCGAGTAGAGGGTCGTAACGTCCATGTCCCCCACTCTGTTGTCTCCAGTCACTGGAGACTCAAGGCCATTCCCCAGCTGGGCCCCGACCGAGACCTCCTCCGAGGTACTGAAGCATGCGTCGCGTGCTCTCCGCTGACCGCCAGGATGAAACGGGCACGCCTTGCACGCGCTGGGCGAGCGAGGGCAGCGACATGCGGCACCGCTCTGCAGGTTCCGCGTTCAGATGTCACACGGCGGCTTCATGAGCTGCGGTTTCGTCTGAATCCGCGCTCCGTGTCATCTTGATCGTTCCGGCTTTCGTGTCATTTCCCTGCGCGGTGGCTTGAGAGCCCGTCCGTGAACTGCACTGGTGGGGGTGCTGAGGTGACGCGGGAGACTGCCATCACAGCTGACCACCTGGATCTGGTGGCAAGTGGGCAGTTCCCGCGCGACCCGGAGGAACTGGTAGGGACGGATCGGGCGTCCAGATGTGCATGGACCAGGGATTCCGCCTCCGCGATGCAGCCGTCAAAGATCTCGACATCCTGACAGATGTTCACACCCGCACCCGGACTGCGTATTACGCCGCAGGCGGCGTGCCCGAGCGGGAGCTCGCCGATCCAGCCGCGCGGTCCAAGAGGCACGATGCCTGGGCACGGGTGCTGGCCACGTCGACGAGGACCACGCTGTGCGCGGAAGACCCGGGCGGGACCGTGGTCGGGTTGCTGACCGCTGGCCCACCGCATCACGACGATCTCGACGCCGCGAGGAAATACGAGCTCTACCAGATTGGAGTTCTGCCGAACACGTGGGGACACGGGGTAGGTGGGGCTCTTCACCGCGAGTTCATTGCGCGGGCGGCGGCCACCGGGTGCGACGAGGGTGTGCTGGAGTGCTGGGTGCCGAACACTCGCGCGCAGCGCTTCTATGCCCGACACGGCTGGAGGCCGGACGGCGCGCGTCGTCTGGGGCCGATGAACAACGACTACATCAGGCTTCGGCTCGCGATCGATCCCAACTACCAATGAGGGCCGCCCCCTCGGGTAGCTGTTTCACGGACGGGTTCTGAAGACGAGCGGCTCTCGTGGAACGTGGACTCCAGTTTCTCCTCGGCCTCCTTCAGCGCCTCACGCAACCGATCACGCTCGGCCTCGGTCTCCCGCAGCCGCACCATGCCTGCCTTGAGCCGCTCCCGCTCCGCGCGCAAGATTCTGAGTTCTGCCGTATGCGGCGCGCGGGGACGTGGCCATGTCTCGGTACGAGGTCGAGCAGGCGGTGAAGAGGGCCGTGCGGCATTCCCAGCCGGAGGGCTGACAGAGCTACTCCGGGTCGGGCCAGACGGCCAGCGCGCGGGCTTCGACCTCGTCGACCAGGGTGATACGGGTGCCGGGGATGGAGCCGTACTGGCCAACCACAAGGCAAACTTGCCGCGCGCGATGGCTTCGTCCGACCATCAGCCGTGGGCCACCGGGCCACCGTTGGCGCTGTGCGTGAGGTGGAAGCGCTCAGGGCTGTCCACGGCGCTTCCTCGCCCGGTGGGCCATCTCCTGGAACTCCTCAGGGCTGATGGGGTGCAGCTCCAGGCCCAGTTCGGCGGCTACTCCCCGAACGTCGGCGAGGATGCCCTCCAGCGTGTTGGGCATTCCCGGCGCTGGCTCCGCTGTGGCCCACCCGTGCTCCCAGCACAGATCAACCCAGCGGGGGCCGTCACCGAAGTCCGGGATGAGGATGTGGGAGCTGTCCTCGTCGTAGGCGGCACACGGCGGGAGCGGTGCCTGCTGATGCGCTTCCTCACCTCGATGTCCGGCGGCGATGGTGGCGCGTGGGGCAGCGTCACTGGGTCGACGCCGTGCCGCCGGAAGAGTTCCGCCAAGGTCATGCGCTCGCGGGCCACGCCGCCTCCTGGTGACCTCGGGGATTGCAGATTGCCACCGTGATCATAGAATCGAACACGTGAACGATCCAGTCCCGTCGCGACTCGCACTGCTCCGCTTCCTGGAGCGCGTGCAGGAACGGGACCTCGCCCGCACCCGCCGCTGGATCGCCGACGAAGAGCGCCGCGAGGGCGAGCGGCAGCACGGCATCCAGGCCCGCCCTCCCGCGCCGGAGTGGCTGATCGAACTCGGACTCAACCGGCACACCCCACCCGTGTACGTGCACGCCGGGGACTGCTGGAACGCCGGCAAACGCAGCCGGGCCATCAGCCGGGACCAGGCCCGCCGGGCGCTCGCCGACGGGGTCAAGGCGTGCCCGCAGTGCCAGCCCGATACGGCCCTGGGCATGCTGGACTAGGCACTGCGCGGCCTGCGCGCCGTCTTCTTCGCGGCAGCCTTCTTCGTGGTCTTCGCCGCTGCCTTCTTGGCCGGCTGCTTCTTCGCTGTGGCCTTCTTGGCAGCGGCCTTCTTCTTCAGCAGTTCGTGCACGTCGGCGTCCTCGCCGCGGGACGCCTTGGCCTGCTGGACGGACTCGTTGAGGGCGACCATGAGGTCGAGCACCTTGCCCGGTTCCGGGGGCTCCGGCGAGGCGGGCAGCTCGCGGTGTTCCCGCTTCGCTTCGATGATCTTCGCCATGGTGCCGGTGTAGGCGTCCTCGAACTCCGGTCCTGTCAGATCGTCGCGGCTGAGGGTCTCCGTCAGCGCGAGCGCGCCCTCGATCTCTGCATCCGACACCTCGGTCGGCGGCGGCAGCTCGGCGGGGTCGCGGATCTCGTCAGGCCAGCGCATCGCGTGCAGCACGATCACGTCGTCCTTCACCCGCAGTAGGCCCAGCCGTTCCCGCCCCGACCAGGCGTACTTCGCCACCGCCACTTTCAATGACCGGCCCAACGCCTGCACCAGCAGCTTGTAGGGCTTCGCCGCGACCTGCCCGGCCGGCGCCAAGTAGTAGCCCTCGGCGATCCGGATCAGGTCGATGCTGTCGAGCGGCACGAAGGCTTCGATCTCAATGGCTTTCGCCGTCGGTAGCGGGAGCTCCCGCAGATCGGCGTCGCTGATGGCGACGACCTGGTCCTTGGCGTACTCGTAGCCCTTGCCGATCTCCGACTGAGTGACCTCGCGGTCCTCCAGCTCGCACACCTTCTTCACTCGCACCCGGCTCATGTCCTCCAGGTGGTACTGGTGGAAGCGGACCGCGTGGTCCTCGGTGGCGCTCTGGACACTGACCGGCACGGGCATGTTAACCGAACTAACCCTTGAGTATTCGCAGGTCAGCGGCCTCTTCGGCTAGCTTCCCGGGATGTTTCAAGGCGACCTCCCCGAGAGGGACTTGACCGCGTTACTCCTGCCCGAGATCGGCAGACTGCACGAGACCGGAGAGCGGTGGACGCCGTACCAGTTACTGGGCTCCAGCGGTGCCGTTGTCGAGCCCGTCCAGGTCTTCTTCACCGAGCTTCAGGCCGAGGACAAACCTGCCTCCACGATCCGCTCCTACGGCATGGACCTGCTGCGCTGGTGGCGGTTCCTGTGGGCACTCGACATTGAGTGGAATCGGGCGACGCGCACAGATGCACGGGACTTCTCCCGGTGGATGCAGGTCGCGAACAAGCCGCAGCGCCTGCACTGGCGGCATCGCAGGGCTGGCTACACCGCCGAGACGGCCCCGCAAACGGTGCGTAAGAAGATCGCGGGTACGCCGAACGCGATCACCGGCAAGCCCTCGCCCGGCCCGCGGTACGCGGCGCGGACGCGGGCCCACTGCGAAACGGTGCTCCGCACCTTCTACGACTTCCACCTGGCTGAGGGCACGGGACCAATCATTAACCCGTTCCCGCTGGGCCGCTCCCGCGGCAGCGGTCGAGCTAATGCCCACCACTTGCCGGGCCAGCCTTTCCAGCGGGAACGGGGCGGCCGCTACCGGCCGACTGTCCCGAAGCGGGCTCCCCGGCGCATCCCCGATGAGATGTTCAACGCGCCGTTCGCCGCCCTGCGGCACCACCGGGACCGTGCTCTGCTGGCCTTTTTGGGTCTCCAATGCGGCCCGGGCCGAGGAACTCCTCACTAGCCGGCAGCGTGATGCTCTGCCCGGCGAGCAGCTGCTCGGCGTGGTGCGGAAGGGAACCCTCGCCTATCAGCAACTTCCTTGTTCTGCCGATGCGTTCGTCTGGCTGCGCCTCTACCAGGAGGAGAACCGTCGGGACGGTGTCCCGCAAGGTAAAGCCCTGCCGTTGTGGGGGACGCTGCGACGGCCGTGGCGGCCGTTGAAGTACGACGCGGCCCGGGCGATGTTCAACCGGGCGAACGGTCTGCTCGGGTCGAACTGGACGCTGCACGACCTGCGCCACACCGCGGCCTACCGGATGGCCCGGGACCCGAAGGTGTCGCTGACGGACGTGCAATGGGTGCTCGCGCACGCGCACCTGTCCACCACGCAGATCTACCTGCAGGCGGGGGACGACGAGGTGATCGAGACCATCCGCGTCCATCACGCCCGGCGGAGCGCCGCAGCTCAGCGCCCCATCGTGCCGGCACCGGGCTACCGCCCAGAGAGCCTGCGCACCTTGTTCGGAGAGTCCCGGTGACGGCCCGCACCGAACAGGCCGTCGCCGGGCCCGCAACAAGGAACGCACGGCTGTTGGGCGAGCCCTCAAATCGGTCACGGAGCGGTTCCCGCCGCGGCCGGTGGCGGAGGTCTGGCCGGCCACACAGACGGGCATCGACGACATCGTCAACCGTCTGGAGTCCTCGCCGCTGCTGGAGGCGGTGCGGCACACCCAGTGGTGCCGGGTCACCGGCGCACGGCAGATCCTCGGCTGGCTCCAGCAGTTCCCCGGCGCCTCCTGGCAGCAGCGGTGGAACGCGAGTCCCGCAGCGGCATGAGGAATGGGACGCCTTCCTCGGCCACTTCGAGCCAAGCCGCAAGCGCCGTGACTTGCATGAAGCACCCCCGCAGTCCGGTACTACGATTCTTCGCCATGAAGACGGCACATCAGGTCGAGCGATTCCTTGTGGCTGTGCTCGACATGTGGGGGGCAGAGACAAGATCTTCACGCCCGATGTGATCATGCGGTCCGCCTGCCTCCGCATATCCGACCAGAACAGCATCGTCGGGTGGATGAAGGCATTCGGCGAAGTGCG
It encodes:
- a CDS encoding transposase, giving the protein MVCVVGNRARAAIMQSQRITGLTPGVIAEFVAEIGPLWHERHQAGLASRPRSRAVGAGAKHKLVFVDRLLATLVHLRHGATHDVLACWFGVDRSTITRAIGEVRPLLAMRGCTVAPDVRLRTLAEVVDHLAASGQSGIMDGTEIRVRRPAAGRKDREKFISGKNKQNAVKSMVVTDADGRLLFCSPAEPASCADITHARQLGLVKLLTDEPFVEILADAGYQGLGAQTGGRVVTPPHRKFKKNAPDWYEEMHERQRKAHSSRRIRVEHGIAHLKNWRVLARHHGRREHMTYIIQAVAGLLSHQQTATLATDCHV
- a CDS encoding polyketide cyclase translates to MAAEQQEKAQDETVERFEVTRFIAAPATRIFGLLCDPDGHVAIDASGMLQAADGEPVRAAGDSFVVHMDREAMNDLPLGRYDVTVEITRFEQDTLIEWTPTSPMLQPAVNHHFGYRLRPTENGTTEVTTYYDWSRIHEQYRAAGIFPLLQELSLRATLGILARTVEQRV
- a CDS encoding alpha/beta hydrolase; this encodes MRVPARTEIIPQVAERYTIAQSPERWGICGGSSGGNWAFTAAWLRPDKFRRVIGYLSSFAQMPDGNPYPDLISRVPRKPLRIFMQGGHRDLHWNEPQWNWLAENLRVAAALAEAGYDFRLVLGDGGHSPNHGGVLLPDALRWLWRPNEGCVAAG
- a CDS encoding MerR family transcriptional regulator — encoded protein: MDVTTLYSIGELSRRTGLSVRTIRFYSDSGVVAPTTRSPAGYRLYDLDALLRLELLRTLRELGMDLATIQRVLDRELSVAEVAAAHADAMDVQIRVLQLRRSVLRVVARRGSSPEETKLMHRLTQLSGEERRRLIDDFIDGTFGTVDADPAAVAMVRAATPDLPDDPSSEQVAAWVELAELVGDEDFRARMRRTARCQAAGRPLDIESDAGEELMEFTRQKVAEAMESGIDPLSDRGATIIDDLVDRFAEVLARTPDTEFRHWMAQQFNEAHDPQVDRYWRLVWIVNGWQVVPNLIPVYPWLIQALRNDRAA
- a CDS encoding GNAT family N-acetyltransferase, with the protein product MDQGFRLRDAAVKDLDILTDVHTRTRTAYYAAGGVPERELADPAARSKRHDAWARVLATSTRTTLCAEDPGGTVVGLLTAGPPHHDDLDAARKYELYQIGVLPNTWGHGVGGALHREFIARAAATGCDEGVLECWVPNTRAQRFYARHGWRPDGARRLGPMNNDYIRLRLAIDPNYQ
- a CDS encoding DUF6233 domain-containing protein: MNDPVPSRLALLRFLERVQERDLARTRRWIADEERREGERQHGIQARPPAPEWLIELGLNRHTPPVYVHAGDCWNAGKRSRAISRDQARRALADGVKACPQCQPDTALGMLD
- the ku gene encoding non-homologous end joining protein Ku; this translates as MPVPVSVQSATEDHAVRFHQYHLEDMSRVRVKKVCELEDREVTQSEIGKGYEYAKDQVVAISDADLRELPLPTAKAIEIEAFVPLDSIDLIRIAEGYYLAPAGQVAAKPYKLLVQALGRSLKVAVAKYAWSGRERLGLLRVKDDVIVLHAMRWPDEIRDPAELPPPTEVSDAEIEGALALTETLSRDDLTGPEFEDAYTGTMAKIIEAKREHRELPASPEPPEPGKVLDLMVALNESVQQAKASRGEDADVHELLKKKAAAKKATAKKQPAKKAAAKTTKKAAAKKTARRPRSA
- a CDS encoding site-specific integrase; the protein is MVRKGTLAYQQLPCSADAFVWLRLYQEENRRDGVPQGKALPLWGTLRRPWRPLKYDAARAMFNRANGLLGSNWTLHDLRHTAAYRMARDPKVSLTDVQWVLAHAHLSTTQIYLQAGDDEVIETIRVHHARRSAAAQRPIVPAPGYRPESLRTLFGESR